The proteins below are encoded in one region of Aquisphaera giovannonii:
- a CDS encoding protein kinase domain-containing protein, protein MSEPTCDRDPWELVAESFLARYRAGERPSIEEYAARHPELADRIRWLMPALVRMEQDLSLDPARAAPPRRPGGAPGGSRRLGDYRILREIGRGGMGVVYEAEQVSLGRRVALKVLPREVAGDGLALERFRREAKAAARLHHTNIVPVFEVGRDGEVAYYAMQFVEGQGLEKIIDELARLRDPGPKPGGAGAAGSPAAAARIETRGPAPGTIAQSLLTGRFAGEGVVPSGETPTEASTGPAATETMSRDAADAPDFAASDPEPAGAGLLTGPGASAVPPGGGSPSAVPLSGRGGPFFRSVAQIGRQAAQALAHAHAHGIVHRDIKPSNLLLDHAGVVWVADFGLAKGEDEGLTRTGDIVGTLRYMAPCRFRGEGDARADIYALGLTLYELMTLRPAFEASDRLELIEQIKNKEPARPRSLDRRIPRDLETIVLKAIEKEPARRYATADAMAEDLRRFLADEPILARQASAAERYWRWARRHPGIAVLGGVLTGVLVLATIGSLIVAGRMARLAEDSQMAAGAEREARREAARQAKAQAAARGEADQARAAAQAETYRAMLSEVKALRAGHQPGWRGDALGNLARLTVLPTPRRDLIELRNEAVASIGEVDIIEVARLAGLRGAVHSLDFSPDSTALLTATAAGDIHDWDVTRRQHSWQVLDPSGPSQGGPEAVVRFLPDGGIARTTRGHRVEFLDSSGRPSARAPIDGGASQPLVLRIGRQGRLLAIGWSDWRLSLHDAATGEMLRSFTSNPFRFGISPDGRWIALADPENAYQVRRADGSGPPVKLGRGRDVIHRLVFSPDGNTLAVASGQSATLWDLASGREQVSLRGHKEWVTDLAFSPDGGWVATTSNDYTTRLWDARTGQALSVLPGTWFLTNVAFSPDGRHLAVSTSDGAGKVSLYQLLGRRERKWLAGHGSGTQSLAPHPRLPRFASGADDHAVIVWDPGSARPLRRWPAHDSFVVGLAYSADGSLLASGAGGSREIRLWDAETGSLRRVLSGHPANVARGALAFDPSGRRLATGDEGGLLLIWDVPTGRILRREALGTSSVLSVAFLGDGRHLLASEMRRGGSVTLFDLDGKEPPRRVIQPHGWNRFAVDARRNRAIVADFDGGLSIVPLPGLEGVRRLEGAHQGMVWALALSRDGRLLATGGADRLVILRDAATLEPLLTFPAWTGTVKDLAFDATGRWLAIAGADSDVGLWDLVLVRDELAPLGLAWDQPPPALASPADLAAMAERPRHQVAVLGPRDMDPAAFQDARGLIQSGVAAFQQGRFATSIDELQRASERLRELRRSRPTDPTLAGQHGICLGFLASSLERSKRPGEALVRLREALALYETMDAPQPIDLYNMACACTRVSTLEDRGATEDREQPRARAVGYLRRAIEADRARIVAMMADDRDLDPLRGRADFRGLMADAAFPPAPFAPGRPSNGTPGRAVAASPEEAASRFGEGNRLARRGEWKAALAEFRAGLALEPGDTIPWMSAATLYLEGGDVDGYRRHARAMLDRFGGTEDPMIAERTAKIGLLTAPPPDQAARLIALAELSVARGDDQPLRRYYRLARGMAGYRDGRLDRAVEDLAEARSSGIDVISTAAQCFLAMVEARRGRLDQAREQLAEAREAIGRAAPAVTADQGPAWHDWLISRIALREAEALIGREAPRQGHPPAPGRGTSRE, encoded by the coding sequence ATGAGCGAACCGACCTGCGACCGCGATCCCTGGGAGCTCGTCGCCGAGTCGTTCCTGGCCCGCTACCGGGCCGGCGAGCGGCCGAGCATCGAGGAGTACGCCGCCCGCCACCCCGAGCTGGCCGATCGGATCCGCTGGCTGATGCCGGCGCTGGTGAGGATGGAGCAGGACCTGTCGCTCGACCCCGCCCGGGCCGCCCCGCCCCGCCGGCCGGGGGGGGCCCCGGGCGGGTCGAGGCGGCTGGGTGACTATCGCATCCTCCGGGAAATCGGCCGGGGCGGGATGGGGGTGGTGTACGAGGCCGAGCAGGTCAGCCTGGGCCGCCGGGTGGCCCTGAAGGTCCTGCCCCGGGAGGTCGCGGGCGACGGCCTGGCCCTGGAGCGGTTCCGTCGCGAGGCGAAGGCGGCGGCGAGGCTGCACCACACGAACATCGTGCCGGTCTTCGAGGTCGGCCGCGACGGCGAGGTGGCCTACTACGCGATGCAGTTCGTCGAGGGCCAGGGCCTCGAGAAGATCATCGACGAGCTGGCGCGGCTTCGCGATCCCGGGCCGAAGCCCGGAGGGGCGGGGGCCGCCGGATCGCCCGCGGCCGCCGCGAGGATCGAGACGCGGGGACCCGCTCCCGGCACGATCGCCCAGTCGCTCCTGACCGGCCGGTTCGCCGGGGAAGGGGTGGTGCCCTCCGGTGAGACGCCGACGGAGGCCTCGACCGGCCCGGCCGCGACCGAGACGATGTCCCGGGACGCGGCCGATGCTCCGGACTTCGCGGCCTCGGATCCCGAGCCGGCCGGGGCCGGGTTGCTCACGGGCCCTGGGGCCTCGGCCGTGCCGCCGGGGGGGGGGTCGCCCTCGGCAGTCCCGCTCTCGGGACGCGGCGGCCCCTTCTTCCGGAGCGTGGCCCAGATCGGGCGTCAGGCCGCCCAGGCGCTGGCCCACGCCCATGCCCACGGGATCGTCCACCGCGACATCAAGCCGAGCAACCTCCTGCTCGACCACGCGGGGGTCGTCTGGGTCGCCGATTTCGGGCTGGCCAAGGGCGAGGACGAGGGGCTGACCCGGACCGGGGACATCGTGGGCACCCTCCGCTACATGGCGCCCTGCCGGTTCCGCGGCGAGGGGGACGCCCGCGCCGACATCTACGCGCTCGGGCTGACGCTCTACGAGCTGATGACGCTCCGGCCGGCCTTCGAGGCGTCGGACCGGCTGGAGTTGATCGAGCAGATCAAGAACAAGGAGCCGGCGCGGCCGCGATCCCTGGACCGTCGCATCCCGCGCGACCTGGAGACGATCGTCCTGAAGGCGATCGAGAAGGAGCCGGCGCGGCGGTACGCGACGGCCGACGCGATGGCCGAGGACCTGCGCCGGTTCCTCGCCGACGAGCCGATCCTGGCCCGGCAGGCCTCGGCCGCGGAGCGATACTGGCGGTGGGCGAGGCGGCACCCGGGGATCGCCGTCCTCGGGGGGGTGCTCACGGGCGTGCTCGTGCTCGCCACGATCGGCTCGTTGATCGTCGCGGGGCGCATGGCCCGCCTGGCCGAGGATTCGCAGATGGCGGCCGGTGCCGAGCGGGAGGCCCGGCGGGAGGCCGCCCGGCAGGCGAAGGCCCAGGCCGCCGCGCGTGGGGAGGCCGACCAGGCACGGGCCGCGGCCCAGGCCGAGACCTATCGCGCCATGCTCAGCGAGGTGAAGGCCCTGCGGGCCGGGCATCAGCCCGGCTGGCGCGGCGATGCCCTGGGGAACCTCGCCCGCCTGACCGTCCTGCCCACGCCGCGTCGCGACCTGATCGAGCTCCGCAACGAGGCCGTGGCCAGCATCGGCGAGGTGGACATCATCGAGGTCGCCCGGCTCGCGGGGCTCCGCGGGGCCGTGCATTCGCTCGACTTCAGCCCGGATTCGACGGCCCTGCTCACGGCGACGGCCGCCGGGGATATCCACGATTGGGATGTCACGCGCCGGCAGCATTCGTGGCAGGTCCTCGATCCATCGGGCCCGTCGCAAGGGGGCCCGGAGGCGGTCGTCCGATTCCTCCCCGACGGCGGCATCGCGCGGACCACCCGGGGCCATCGCGTGGAGTTCCTCGACTCCTCGGGCCGGCCGTCGGCTCGTGCCCCGATCGATGGCGGCGCGTCGCAGCCCCTCGTCCTGCGGATCGGTCGCCAGGGCCGCCTCCTGGCGATCGGGTGGAGCGACTGGCGCCTCAGCCTCCACGACGCCGCCACCGGCGAGATGCTGCGATCCTTCACGAGCAATCCCTTCCGCTTCGGGATCAGCCCGGATGGGAGGTGGATCGCGCTCGCCGACCCGGAGAATGCCTACCAGGTCCGGCGGGCCGACGGGAGCGGCCCCCCCGTCAAGTTGGGGCGCGGCCGGGATGTCATCCATCGCCTGGTCTTCAGCCCCGACGGCAACACGCTCGCCGTCGCCTCGGGGCAGTCCGCCACCCTCTGGGATCTCGCCAGCGGCCGGGAGCAAGTCAGCCTGCGCGGGCACAAGGAATGGGTGACCGACCTCGCCTTCAGCCCCGACGGGGGCTGGGTCGCGACCACCAGCAACGACTACACCACGCGGCTGTGGGACGCGCGGACCGGCCAGGCGCTGTCGGTCCTGCCGGGCACCTGGTTCCTGACGAACGTCGCGTTCAGCCCGGATGGCCGCCACCTCGCCGTATCCACGTCGGACGGGGCGGGGAAGGTGAGCCTCTACCAACTCCTGGGCCGCCGCGAGCGGAAATGGCTGGCCGGCCATGGCTCCGGCACGCAGTCCCTGGCCCCGCACCCGCGACTGCCCCGGTTCGCCTCGGGGGCCGACGACCACGCCGTCATCGTCTGGGACCCGGGATCGGCCCGTCCCCTGCGGCGCTGGCCCGCCCACGATTCCTTCGTCGTCGGACTGGCCTACAGCGCCGACGGCTCGCTGCTGGCCAGCGGAGCGGGCGGCAGTCGCGAGATACGCCTGTGGGATGCCGAGACCGGCTCGCTGCGTCGCGTCCTCTCCGGCCACCCGGCCAACGTGGCCAGGGGCGCCCTGGCCTTCGACCCATCGGGCCGCAGGCTGGCCACCGGGGATGAGGGCGGGCTGCTCCTCATCTGGGACGTGCCGACGGGGCGGATCCTGCGCCGCGAGGCCCTGGGGACGTCCTCGGTCCTATCCGTGGCCTTCCTGGGCGATGGCCGCCACCTGCTCGCCTCGGAGATGCGAAGGGGCGGGTCGGTCACGCTGTTCGACCTCGATGGCAAGGAGCCGCCGCGGCGCGTCATCCAGCCGCACGGCTGGAACCGGTTCGCGGTCGACGCCCGGCGGAACCGGGCGATCGTGGCCGACTTCGACGGGGGCCTGAGCATCGTGCCGCTCCCCGGCCTCGAGGGCGTCCGTCGCCTCGAGGGGGCGCACCAGGGCATGGTCTGGGCCCTCGCCCTGAGCCGCGACGGGAGGCTGCTGGCCACGGGCGGGGCCGATCGCCTGGTCATCCTCCGCGACGCCGCGACCCTCGAGCCGTTGTTGACGTTCCCGGCCTGGACCGGGACGGTCAAGGACCTCGCCTTCGACGCCACCGGCCGGTGGCTGGCGATCGCCGGGGCCGACTCGGACGTCGGGCTCTGGGACCTCGTCCTGGTCCGCGACGAGTTGGCCCCGCTGGGCCTGGCATGGGACCAGCCTCCGCCGGCGCTCGCCTCCCCCGCGGACCTCGCGGCGATGGCCGAACGTCCCCGTCACCAGGTCGCCGTCCTCGGACCCCGGGACATGGACCCCGCGGCATTTCAGGACGCCCGGGGCCTGATCCAGTCCGGCGTCGCGGCCTTTCAGCAAGGGCGCTTCGCGACCTCCATCGACGAACTCCAGCGGGCGAGCGAGCGTCTCCGGGAGCTGCGGCGGTCACGGCCGACGGACCCGACGCTGGCCGGTCAGCACGGCATCTGCCTCGGGTTCCTGGCGAGCTCCCTGGAGAGATCGAAGCGACCCGGCGAGGCCCTGGTGCGCCTCCGAGAGGCGCTCGCCCTGTACGAGACGATGGACGCGCCGCAGCCGATCGACCTCTACAACATGGCCTGTGCTTGCACCAGGGTATCGACCCTGGAGGATCGAGGCGCGACCGAGGACCGGGAGCAACCCCGGGCGCGGGCCGTGGGATATCTCCGGCGAGCCATCGAGGCGGACCGGGCTCGCATCGTGGCGATGATGGCCGACGACCGCGACCTCGATCCGCTGCGCGGCCGCGCCGACTTCCGCGGCCTGATGGCCGACGCCGCCTTCCCGCCCGCCCCCTTCGCGCCGGGTCGCCCGTCGAACGGCACCCCGGGCCGGGCCGTCGCGGCGTCGCCCGAGGAGGCCGCGTCCCGCTTCGGGGAGGGCAACCGGCTCGCCCGCCGCGGCGAGTGGAAGGCCGCCCTGGCCGAGTTCCGCGCCGGGCTCGCCCTGGAGCCGGGCGACACGATCCCCTGGATGTCCGCGGCGACCCTCTACCTCGAGGGCGGCGACGTCGACGGGTATCGGCGCCACGCCCGCGCGATGCTCGATCGGTTCGGCGGGACCGAGGATCCCATGATCGCGGAGCGGACCGCCAAGATCGGCCTGCTCACGGCCCCGCCCCCGGACCAGGCCGCCCGCCTGATCGCGCTGGCGGAGCTGTCCGTCGCCCGCGGGGACGACCAGCCCCTCCGCCGCTACTATCGGCTGGCACGCGGCATGGCCGGCTA